The nucleotide window TGAAGCAATGGAAAATCAAACAGTTAGTATTTCAAAAGCAAATATTCAAGCCACTTTAATAGCCAGAACAACCGTCTTGGCGGCTGCTAATCCTAAATTTGGAAGATTTGACCCTTATGAAATTGTGGCCAAACAAATAGATATGCCCCCCACATTAATAAACAGGTTTGATCTAATATTCCCAATCAAAGATTTACCAGAAGAAATAAAAGACAATAAACTAGCAACACACATGCTCAGATTACATCAAGACCCCCAGGCAATAGAAGAAAAAATTCCTACTCCTATGCTTAAAAAATATATTGCTTATGCACGACAGAAAGTAAGCCCGAAATTAACAGATTCTGCTTTAAATGAAATCAGAGAGTATTATGTAAAGATGAGGATGATGGGTTCTTCGGACGAATCTTCAATAAAAGCTGTTCCAATTTCACCAAGACAATTAGAAGCATTAGTAAGAATGGCAGAAGCAGCGGCAAGAGCGAGACTAGCTGATAAAGTGGTCAAAAAAGATGCAATAAGGGCCATAAGTTTATTGGAATACTGCTTAAATCAGGTTGGGTTTGATAAAGAAACCGGAAAGATTGATATTGATAGAATAACAACAGGAGTAAGTGCTTCTCAAAGAAGCCACATATCCATAGTAAAAGAAATAATTAATGATTTAGAAAACAAAATTGGAAAAACCATTCCAATAGAAGATATAACAGAAGAAGCTGGTAACAAGGGTGTTGATTCTGATAAAGTTGATGAAATAATTGAAAGGTTAAAAAGAGCAGGAGATATTTTCGAACCAAGACATGGTTTTATAAGTAGAATTTGAGAGAAAAAAGTACCATGAATGGGAATACTCAATCACAAAAAAGAAATGTAGCATATAAAGTAATGGTTAAAGATATTCTTAAAAGCAACTATGTTAAAGTAGAAGGATGGACCCCGAATTACCTTGTCTTGGGGGATGGAAAACAAATTTCAAGAGTTAATCTCATTGGAACAATAATTGACAAGCCTTTAACAGAAAACCCAGGATACCAAAACATAGTTATTGATGATGGTTCTGGGAACATTGGTATTAGAACTTTCGAAGAAAAAGGCATTCTTAATAATTTTAATATTGGCGATTCTATTTTAATAATTGGGCGGCCGCGTGAATTTGGAAAAGAAAAGTATGTTATCCCAGAAATAATTAAGAAAATAGAAAACAAAAGATGGATAGAATTAAGAAAATTAGAAATGGGAGTGTCTTTTTCTAAAGAACAAAAAAAGGAACAACCCTCAAAAGTCGATGTTTATGATTTGGAAGAAGATATAGTTGTAGAAGACAGCAATCTTTTTGCATTAATAAAAAAACTAGACAAAGGGGAAGGGGCAGATTTTAATGAAATTGTAGAAAAATCCAATAACCAAGAAGCAGAAAAAATAATTAACAATATGATAAAACAAGGAGAGTTATTTGAGATCAACCCAGGAAAAATTAAAATTTTAGAATAAAATTGGTGTAATAAATACTTCTACAAGTGCCGCAACAAACAACAACAGTATTGCTATTAAAATCATATCAAACGAATTTACCAGAACTTTTCTAAATTGTTTTGTTCCTCCTTCGTGTTTGATTACAGCAATAGAAATTATTCCTCCTGCCAAACCAGCAGCAAAATAAGCGCTTATTTCAAACACACCGTGTGTCATATACCTCAAAACAGCCAAGGGGAAGACGGAAAAATAATTAGTTATTTTTGCTATATTTGTTTTTATTAAGTTTCCTATCGCAACCCCAATCACAGAAGCATTCCATGTTAAGATAAAGATGGCTCCTGCTCCATAAAAAAAAGCAAACAGCAAACAAAACATGAGAACTTTCATGTTATTTGAAAAAATCCTTAAAAACAAATTAAAAGACCCTATTGCTTTCCCAGTCAGGGGATTATTTATTTTCTCAATAGTATCTGTTTGGATATTAAACAAAGTTTGATGTATTGAAGAAGGAAATACAACATACCAAACAGCAACCGACAACATTATTCCTAAAAATAAAAAGATTAAAAAGATTAAAACTTTAGAATGTTCCTTCATAAGGACAAATTCTTTTTTTATTTTGAGGTCTATCTCTTCTTCTATTTTAATTGTTTTATAGATAAAAGGCACACAGGCCATAACAGTCAAGAAAACCATAACAAGACTTGCGTATTCTTCAAATACCCATAAAGAAAGAAATATTGCAATTGAATTATACAAAAAACCTACAAAAAACATTTCCCAAGGGTGTTTTTTAGCAGTAAAAGGGTTTATTAGGCTCTCTAATACCATATTATATTTCTACTAATTGTAGTTTATATAATTTTTGTTTCGAGATTTAGAAATATTTATAAAACCATTTATATTAATTTCTATCCTTATGGATTATCAAAAACTATTGGAAAAGGCAAAAAAAGAAATGCCGGAATCTGTTCATGAAAAAGAGAGGTTTGAAATACCTCCTGTAAAAGGACACATCCAAGGCACAAAAACAATAATTGTTAATCTGCAACAAATATCTCAACACTTGCATAGACCAATAGAACACGTCTTAAAATATTTATTAAAGGAATTGGCTACTCCTGGCGAAATTAAAAAAAATGATTCTGTAATCTTTGGGAGAAAGATATCTTCCTCTGATTTTAATAATAAAATAAAACAATATGCTGATGATTTTGTTTTTTGTAAAGAATGTGGAAAACCAGACACTGAATTTTTAAAAGAAAACAACTTAATGTTTGTAAAATGTATGGTTTGTGGAGCAAAGAACCCTATAAAATTTAAAATTTAAAATGATAGTAAAAACCCACCAAACAGAAGACAAAAGAATTCTTCTAGTGGTTTGTGATAATGAAATTCTTGGAAAGAAATTTGAAGAGGGGAACAAGCAACTAGATCTTACATCTGATTTTTATAAAGGCATAGAAAAAACAGAGTTGGAAGTTTGTGATTTGATGAGAAATTGTGATATGATTAATTTAGTTGGAGAAAAGGTAATAAATCTTGCTATAAAAGAAGGAGTTATTGATTCAGAACATGTAAAAAAAATCTCAGATATCCCTTATGCTCAGGTCGTTATACAAGGACTCTAACCAAACCATTTGCCTAATCCTTCTTGTTTCTCTTTTTCCTTACCAAACATACCTTCTATCCTTCTTTGTAATAAAGTTAAACTCTGTTTTAAATAAACAGGAACATTATATTTTTCAGCTAAACTAATAGAGGGTTCTAAATATTTTATAACGCTTCCTTTTGATATTGTAAAAATAATTTTTCCCCCGCATTTTGAACATTTTCCAATCAAAGGGGGCCTCCTAAACTTTTCATTGCATTTAACACATCTAAATTTCTGCATTGAAAACTTCCTCAAATTTCCTTTAGTATCTTTAATAAAATGCTTTTCGATTACTAGTCTTGCTTCATCAGATTCATCTACTGCAATTATCTTTTCGCCTAAATCCATTTGGCCTTTCAATTTATCTTCCATTGAGGGGATTGTTTTGTAAGCAGAACAAACTACCCCATCATTTATATTTGAAGTATCGTGAGTAAATCCAACATCACCATAACTTATATCATTTTGTATGTTTTTTATAAGTTGTTTGACTTCAACATCCCATGGTTGTTTATATTCTAAACATGCTTCATAAAAATCAAGAGGATACGTCCATGCGATATCTAAATCAAAAACCATATCATCAACTTCTGTTGGAATTAATTTAGACGTTAAAACCAAAGGGGCGTCTTGTGATGATCCCCGATGTGAAGGTAAGTAAGATCTTGAAAAATTAATTAAAGCATCCATTAATAAAATTATACTTGCCTCATCCCCATCACAATCTCTCCGTGTTGCTGCATGTATCAAAGGATGGGCAAAAAAACCTTGCGTCTTTGAAAATCCAATTATCCTTGTGAGTATGGCAGCAGAAGTGTGTGGTGCCAATGCCAAAGCAAGATGCCCAATTAAATTTTTTTTTTTATTAAAATTATAAAAAGATTTTAAACCATACATTCTCTCGAGAGCATCATCAATAAAATTTGCTACATTAAACAAAATTTCATCTGCTCCTTTGTCTGGTGATTCAGGGCAAGCAGGTAAAATAATATCTTGGGGTTTTAGCTCTATTGTTTGTTCATCGTTGGTTAATTCGCTGCCTTTAGTGTCTTTTGTATAACTTAATTCTTTTAGTTTTTCAATGCTTGTTCCAATCTCTTTTGGTTTAAAATGAGTTATGGGCATCTGGGTCATATCATATCTTGTTGTTCCGTCTTTATTAACATAAATATTATGTTTTGCTCTTAAAATTCCTTTCATTAAATTTTCAGGAGTATGATCTTTATTAGAAGTTCCTCTAACGCCTTTTATCAAATCAGGATAGTTTTTCATTTTTAATTTCTTTAAAGATTTGTTAAAGTAATCTTTTATATCAAAATCTTTAGTTACAAAAGGCATGTTTTTTCCGTGTTGGCATTCTTCTTTAGAAGTAACTCCGCATATTTTACAATGATACATTTGTTTTGTTGGTTTTCCACAATCTAAACAAACCTTAGATATTGTTTCTTTATTGCATTTAGAACAAACAAATATAGGAAAATCTGCACGAATGGTCCCTACATCCAAAGCAGACTGAAAACACCGAAGACGCCCGCCTTCTTCTCCTACCGGAAACAAAACTTGAGGGCTCCCTGTTAATTCTCTTATCTTTGCTTTTTCTGGGCGCCCCATTCTCGCCCCAATAAACAAACCAGATTTGTCCCTTATTTTGACTTTTGAAATAATATTAATAATCTCTAAGATTGGTTTGTCTTTGTTTTGATTTATCTTTTGTTTAATCTCTTTGATATCTTCTTTTGAAATTATACCTAAACTAATCATAAATGGTTTAGCGTGGTTTTTCTCAATAACAATAAATTCTTTATTGATAAATAAATGAGGCAACCCTATTTTTTCTAATGTCTCTTTTCCTTTTTCGTCTGATTTTAATATTATTTTCTCTATGTTATTCCCATCTGCCACAATATCTGAAGACTCTATCAAATCCAACAAATATAATAAATCCTCAGCAGATATAGAATCAAAATGGAGTGTAAAAAAAGGGTGTAAAGGAATCTGCAGTTTTTCTGATATAGATATTGCAGCACCAGGTGATATTTTTGTTGTTAGGGGGTTTTTTAATAAAACAGAAAGAGCGTCTTTAGGTATATTGATTAACTCAGATAATTTATCTAAATTAAGACTCCCGAACATATTAACTGTCGCTTTTTCAAGTTCTTGAACCCACCACTCTTCACAATAGCCAGGGGGAGCTAAAACATGGGCCCTATTAAAAAAATCCCCATAACTAATTAGAATGTCTCCTAAAAACAAGATCTTCTTTATTTTGTCTTTAACTTCTTTTAATTGTTGTTTGTTCTCTATTCTCAAAACGCTTCCGTCTTCTACCTTTACAATTGGCCCTTCTATAGTATCACAAGGAGAAACAGTACATCCCTTGCCTGGCCTTTCTACTTTTAATTGGGTTCCCGTAGCAATATAGTCATTCATTACGCCCATTGTGAGGGGATTTATATTACATGCAGAATAACCAGATGTTCTTGATCTCCCATACCTCATCCTCAGGCCCCCTTTCCTCATAGGGTATGTTAAGATAGGTCTTCCTGCTGGAAGGTCTTTTATAAAAGTGAAGTCTGGGTTTATTTTGGTTTCTTCTTTTGTTTCTCCTTTTGATTTTATTCTTTTTTGTAATTTAACAAAATCATTTAGAAAATTCCATTGTTCTAAATCAAACTCTTTTCCCCATTTAGAAAGTTGTTTCCATAGTTTTGGTGCCTTTTGTGCTATCCCTTCTCCTATTACCAAACACACCCCGTTTCTTATTCGATTTGTTTCAACTCTATTCAAATCTTTATAATTTGATACTTCTATTTTTTCAGAAGGGTCTCCTGCAATCTGAACAGGAATATGTTGTGTTAAAAATTTTATCTCCTCTTCAGAAGGAAGATATTGGAGGTTTGTAATACGTTCATGGTAATCATATAATTCAGTTATATATCTTTTAATTTCTTGTTCGGTTGGATCATAAACCTCAAAACCCATCTTTTTTCTTATATAATCTGCTATCAAAACAGAAACAGATGCTCCTGTTCCTCCTGCGCTCCTTATTGGTCCAGAAAAATATAATTTAAAATAATCTTTTCCATCCTTCCTTTTTTCTATTTGTAATTTAGTAAACCCCTCTAAAGGGCTTGCAACCGTTCCAAGAGTATGATAAGCAAAACCAACCCTTATTCCCACTTCCATTGCTTCTGTTTTGTCTTTAAACTTGCAAAATTTCTCTTTTGCTACTTCCTCTGCAATAAGAAGAGAAACTCTCCAATCAAGAACACCATATTTTTTTTCTAATTCTCTTAATCTCTTAGCAACGCCTTTATCAACAATTTGGGGTGCAACAGTGGAAATAATTCCTTCTACCCTCTCTGCCATGTCTTTAGCTACAGGAATCTCTACTTTCGGCTGGGGGTCGTGTCCTTTTTTTCTAGCTTCTGTTGCTGCTTTATACGCTTGTTTTAATTTTTTGTCTATTTCTTCAAAATATTCTTTCATAAAACTAAAACCTCATTATTTTCATATCTCTCGTCTTTAGATTTACAATAGGAACTCTGCAAGGTTCTGGATGATGTCCTACTTTCTCTTGAAAAGGCGTTTTAGACTGCCAACAGCTTCCACAAATTAAAGTAATGTTTTTGTAACTTGAAACAGAAGATTTATGGATATGTCCTGTAACAAAAAAATCAGGAATTTTATCTATAACTAAATTATCTTGGTTGGCGTCTGGAACATATAAAGTGGAAGTGTGGGTTGGCGCAAGATGTCTTCTTTTCAATAAAAATTTCATAATAAGGTCTGCTCTATCATACCCTCCATTCATTCTTATTCCATCTACATTTGCAACATAATAATCAAAACTAAATCCATGATATAACAAAACATCAAAACCAGAAAAATTATCAGAAGAGTGTATATTAACCATTGATGGGTTGCTTACCATATGTATATTTGGTAATTCCCATAACGATTTTGCAAAATCTTGGTATAATTGGGGTTGTGGTTCTGCAATCCTCATTGCATCATGATTGCCGGGACAAACAATTAAATTTATGTTTGAAGGTATTTCTTTTAAGTATTTGGCGCATTCATCATATTGTTTATAAATATCGTTTATAACAAGTTCCTCTTCTTGACCAGGGTATATCCCACATCCGTCAACAAGGTCTCCAACAATAAAAATATATTTTGTTTTTTTAGCAATTTCTTTTTGTTTTTCAGAACCAACCTCTCCTTTAATCCATTTGAGGAATTTCTGCATGTTTTCTTCTAAAAAATTGTCTGAGCCGACATGTAAATCTGACAAAAACAAAGCAAAAACCTCTTCATCTGCATTTTTTATCTCCTTATTTGAAGGTATTTCTGGCCATACAACATTATTTGCAAACACAATATTCTCTCCGTTTACTCCCACAACCCCTATTATTTCATCTGCAACAATGTCTCTTGCTAATTTGAAAAGATCTGGTTTATTTTTATTAATTAAAACATTTATAGAATCTGTCCGATCTTCCACAGTCAGGATTATATTGCCATTCTTAGTAATTTTTTTATCTCCAACAATGGCTATCAAAGATAGATTGTCTTTGTCTTGTTTTTGTTTTATTCTTTTAATAGATAATAAGTTTTGTAATTCCACCCTATTCTTTAATATTTTTTCAATACTATCGAATCTTTTATTAAACAAATATACAAAATCTTGGACTTCTCTTTTTTTAGATTCTTCATCATAAGAAAATATTATTTTAACATCTTTGTTCCCAATTGGTTTTTCTTCTTCGTTTCCATTCATATATTCTGTGAATTTATCATATAGTTTGTCGTTCCCTTTTTTTGCTAAGACTACCGACTTATCATATTCCTTCCAATTGATGTCTTTTCTCGTTGATACTAAAAATTCTTCTAGGTGTTGATCTAATATTAGAAAAGAATCAGAATCAATTTTATTTTTTATATTCTCATAAAATTGGTTTAAATCGACATCATTTTCAGCTAATTTCTCTATAATCTGTTTGCTAATTAGAATACTCTTATCTAAAAAAAACTTTATTATTTCTTTTTTGTCTTTCATTTTTAGGTAAGAAGGTTTGATTAACTTAAGAGATATCCAAACCTTCCTCTAATATTTGTTTTATTTTTTTATTTGTGGTTTCAGGAGTAGATAAAGTGATTTCTCTTGTTCTTCCATATCTTCCTTTACTAATAACCCTTGCATTAATAATACCCATCATATCCATTTCAGCAATCAGATCCCCTATTCGTCTTTGGGTAAGTGGTTTAAGATTTATTTGACTACATAAATTTTTATACGTATCATATATCTGTCCTGTTAAAATAACCTCATTATTTTTTGAATTTATAAGCAACATAGAGTATAAGGTTGCTTGTGATTGTTTTGGTTGTGTTGTGATTATATCAAATACTCTGTCTTTCTCTATCTTTTCTTCTGCCTCATCAATGTGTTTGATATTAACGCTTTTAGATCCTTCTCTTTCTGCAACCTCTCCTGCTACTCTTAATAAATCTAAAGCTCTTCTTGCATCTCCATGTTCCTTTGCAGAATATGCAGCACATTTTTCAACAACCCCTTGTTTTAAAACGTTTTTCTTAAATGCTTTGTTTGATCTTTTTCTTAATATGTCCTGCAATTGAAGAGCGTTATAAGGTGGAAACAATATATCTTCCTCGGATAATCTGCTTTTTACTCTGGGATCAATATTATCAATAAAACGGGAGTTATTAGATATTCCTACAATGGAAATTTGTGAATTTTTAAGTTCTTCATTTATACTTATAAGATTATAAAGAATATCGTCCCCTGTTTTATTAACTAATTGGTCTATTTCATCTAAAACTATCAATAAAAACTTCTCTTTTTTATCAACAGCATCAACAAATATTCTATACACCCCATCTGTGGGGAGGCCAGTATCTGGTATTTTCTTGCCCATCTCCCTACCAAGCTGCGCAATAATTCTATATTCTGTATCTGCAACCCTTTTTAATTTACAATTCACATATATTACTGTTATGGGTTTATCTGCTTTTTCTGCTGCTTCTTTTAATTGATTTGTGATATGTTTTATAGAAACAGTTTTTCCTGTTCCGGTCTTGCCATATATAAAAAGATTAGACGGCCTTTCTAACTTCATTACAGGGGCCAATATGTTTTGTATTTTCTCGATTTGTTCTCCTCTATGTTCAATAGTATCAGGCAAATAAGATATTTGTAATATTTTTTTATTGGTAAATATTTCCTCTTTTTTTAAGAAATTTTCAAAGAAATTTGATGAATTTTGTTTTTTCATAGAATATTGTTGTTTTTATTTCCTATATAAGGATTATTGAACTATAAAATACATACCCCTTTACTTCTATTGGAGATAGTGGTTCAAAAAATGGGTGTTTTGCTTAAATAATCTATTTATTTTATTCATTGTTTTTCTATGTATTTAAACATATATTATAAAAAACATATTTTTTTAAATAACTATTTTAAAATATAAAACGAATAATATATATTTATTCTCTCTTATTATTATTTTCAATATTGAAAACAATATTATATTATAATATACATATAAGATTATAATTATTCAAAATATACTTAATAAAATACATATCAAAAAACCAATAATAGAAAAGATATATACAAAAAACACCAAAAAACCAATTTTTTGATAAAAAATCTTCCACACGCAACAAAGGGGTAACAATCATAGAAAAACCCTTTTTATCACTTTAGAATAACAACAAAATAGAAAGATTTAAATACTGTATACCCATCTTCTTTCTTGAAAAGGGGTTCTGATAATTTAAACAACGTTTGGGGGAATAAAGATGATCGCACAAAAGAATTTTTTATCAAAATTAAGAGATTTTGGCCTAAATACTTATGAAAGTAAGCTTTGGACTGCTTTGTTGTCTAGAGGGGTTTCAACAGCAGGAGAACTATCAAATATAGCAAACGTACCAAGATCTAGAACCTATGATGTACTAGAAAGTTTAGAAAAAAAAGGTTTTATTATATTAAATGTAGGAAAACCAATAAAATATCTTGCAGTTCCTCCTGAAGAGGTTGTCGAAAGAGTAAAAAAGAAAGTAAAAGAAGAATCAGATACAAAAACAATTTTACTCGAAGAACTTAAAAATTCCACAATTCTTGAAGAACTTAATATTATTCACAAACAAGGTTCCTCTGAAATTGAACCATCAGACCTGGTGGGATATTTTAAAGGGAAAAAAACCATTTACAACAATATCGAATTAATGATAAGAGAAGCAAAAACTTCTGTTCTCCTTATGACAAATGAAGAAGGAATTAAAACACAAAAACACATATTATTAGATGTTTTATCAAAAAATAAAGATAAAAAAATTGATGTAAAAATAGCTGCACCAATAACCAAAGAAAACATAAAAGAAGCAAAAGAACTTTCAAGATTCGCAGAAATAAGAAACACAAAAAATAAATCAAGGTTTTGTATTATAGATGGCGAAAAAATTATATTTATGCTTTTAGATGATACAAATCTAGATCCAAACTATGACTGTGCAGTATGGGCAGAATCTAAACCATTCTTAACATCATTAAGAGATTTGTTTGAATCAAACTGGCCAAACCTAGAACCTTTAAACAAAATAAAAATTTAATTTTGATTTATAAACTAATTTTTATTCTTTTTTAATAATCAAAAGAAAACCTTTAAATAATAGTTATTCTATATTAGAGACAACACAATCCAATTATCAAAAAGAGGTGAAAAATGGCATTAAATTTAGAAGGAGTAATTCTTAGTATCATAATCGGTACTTTAGCAGCTATAGTATACAGTTTAAGGGTTCTTGTATTAATGGAGAGAAGAGTATCAAGAATTGAAGGCCATATAGAAACAATTGCTGCAAAAATATTAAGAGAAGAACTTAGAATAGAAAAAGCCCTTAAAATTAGGAAAACAACAACAAAAAAAGCAGCCAAAAGGAAGAAAAAGAAAAAATAATTCTTCTTAATTTTTCATAAATTATATAATATGAAATTTGATAAAATAGTTAGGGATATAAAAGATTTAAAGATTCAATCAGCAGAGAACATAGCAAAACACGCTGTCTTGGCTTTAAAAGATTATTCTAATAACATAGATACAATCACCAAAACAAAATTCATAGATGAATTAGAAAAAGCCAAAACGATATTGTTTCAAACAAGACCTACAGAACCTTGTATGAGAAATGCTTTAAATTTTGTTACTCATGATTTAGATGCTTCTTCTTTGAATAAACTCCAAAAAAAACTCAATTTAAGGATAAAACAAGCACTATTTCATTTAGAATCTACTGAAAACACTATTGCAAAAATTGGTGCCAGGAAAATAAAAAACAAACAAATAATATTTACACATTGCCATTCCTCAACTATTATGGCCATACTAAAAAAAGCAAAAAAACAAAACAAAACTTTTGAAGTACACAACACAGAAACAAGACCAAAATTTCAGGGAAGGATAACAGCTTTAGAATTAAATAAAGAAAAAATACCTATAACACACTATATAGACTCTGCAGCAAGACTAGCAATAAAAAAAGCAGATATAATGATTATAGGATGCGATGCAATAGATTCAGAAGGAAAATGTTACAATAAAATGGGGTCTGAAATGTTTGCCGAAATAGCAGATAAATTTGATGTCCCTCTTTATATTGCCACAGATTCTTGGAAATTTGATCCCAAAACTATTTTTGGATTTAATGAAGAAATAGAAAAAAGAAGCAGAGATGAAGTATGGGTTAATGCCCCTAAAAAAATAAAAATAGAGAATTACGCTTTTGAAAAAATTAAACCAACTTTAATCTCAGGAATTATATCAGAAATAGGTATTTTCAAACCACAATTATTTATTGAAGAACTTAAATCTAAATATAAATTTATGTTTAGTTAGGTGTTTTTAATTCTTTTTCAATTGCCCCTATTTCTTTCTGAATTTCCAATATAATCTTTGTGTTATCCTCTTGATCTAATACAGTACCACACTCAGGGCATTTAAAATTAAAATTTGTAGCATGATCAAAATTAAGTCTTATACATCGGTTTTTACAACCAAAAAAATGAGATCCTTTCTCTCTTTCAACCCTTTCTTTTAATTTTTCTAACTTCTTCTTCTTCAAATCCATCACTAAATATTTTACCCTTTTTTGATTAAATGTCCAATAATAAATATACCACCCTTTTTGCTTGTCTTTTTTCCTCATAAAAGACACTAAATTATTCTCATACAACCTATATAATATGTTTCTGGTAGCATTTACCTCTTTCTTAATAACATCAGCTATCTTAAATTCCGAAACATTCTTATTCTTCTTTAGAAATTTAACTAAGGGAAGCGCATCTTCTCCTACAACTTCCTTAACTACAACATCTATAACATTATTTGAGAGCCTCATTTCTACTCCTAAAGTTACTAAGTCTATCCTTAATACCCCCTTTCAAAAACCAAGCATCTTGATTCTTGCGTAAAACCAGAAATTTAACTTATCTCTGACCCTTCTTATGAGGGAATGCCCTTTATAAATCTTTCGTTTTTTCTGCACATAATTAATGTTTAACTCATTCACCACTAAAGAATAAGAAATTAGATAAAACTCTCAAACAAAACACCAGATTTCTTAGCCAAATCTAAATCAATCATAAAAGATTTGCCCTTCTCTTTTAATCTATCAATATTCAAAAAAAACCACCCCCTTCCTTTGAATTTAACAGCAACATAAGGCTCTGCATTAAAAAACTTTGAAAATTCTTTTAAATCATGGATCTCCTTCTTTTCAAAATATTTATATATATTTTGAGTAACCTTGCACTCTATTGCAATTACCCTCCCTTTTTTGGCTACAAGGATATCTGGAGAAGGATATTTCATAGAACCAGATCCTGCAGATCTTATAGCACCAAAACCATTAGCCCAGAATTTATGAACAAGCTCCCTTTCAGCATTGCTCCCTTTTGTTTTTTGAGACATTATATTTTAACCTTCATAAAATCATAAGAACACTTCACATCTTCAAAAATATCTTTTGCATCATTCTCAACTTCTTTTGCATCTTTATATCTTGCACTTATATGAGTTAAAATAAGTTGTTTTACATCAGATTTGTTTGCTATACTTGCTGCCTGTTTAGCAGTCATATGGAAATATTCTTCACTTTTTTCTTCTAAATCAGAACAATACGTAGATTCACAAATCAATAAATCAGCACCTTTAGCCAAAGTATAGGCATTTTTACAAACTAAAGTATCCGAAACAAAACTTACTTTCCCCCCTTTAACAACATAACTAACGTCATCTGGTTTTATCTTTTTCCCATTAAATGTAATTGTTTTCCCGCTTTGTAATTTACCAAGCAAAGGGCCTTCTTTTAACCCTATTTTCTTTGCTTTTTTTAGATTTATTCTTCTCCTATCTTTTTCAATAAAATTATAACCCAAACAAGGTACACTATGTTCTAAAGGTAAAACTTCTAAAACAAAATCATTATTCTCAAAAAACCTCCCTTTATTTATCTCTTTTATTTCCAAATTAATTTTGTTCTGATCAAACTCAAAAGCCTTAAACATATGTTTAAATTTCTCTTTTGTTCCTTTTGGTCCATAAATCTCTAAAACCCCTTCATAATCACTTGTTGCTAAGGTCTGTATTAAACCAGGCAACCCCAAAACATGATCACCATGCCA belongs to Candidatus Woesearchaeota archaeon B3_Woes and includes:
- the rnz gene encoding ribonuclease Z, which translates into the protein MIELVFLGTSSMVPTKERNHSSVLISFKGNNILVDCGEGTQRQLKFAGVGISKINKILISHWHGDHVLGLPGLIQTLATSDYEGVLEIYGPKGTKEKFKHMFKAFEFDQNKINLEIKEINKGRFFENNDFVLEVLPLEHSVPCLGYNFIEKDRRRINLKKAKKIGLKEGPLLGKLQSGKTITFNGKKIKPDDVSYVVKGGKVSFVSDTLVCKNAYTLAKGADLLICESTYCSDLEEKSEEYFHMTAKQAASIANKSDVKQLILTHISARYKDAKEVENDAKDIFEDVKCSYDFMKVKI